The following coding sequences lie in one Listeria ivanovii subsp. londoniensis genomic window:
- a CDS encoding carboxymuconolactone decarboxylase family protein, with the protein MTNKPIIENLSPEFKVFAPDLASYTNDILFQKVWLDEQLDSKTRSIVTLTLLATLGNTEQIPFHLETAAKNGVSQKELSALCTHLAFYIGWPQAMLLINQLIK; encoded by the coding sequence ATGACAAATAAACCGATTATTGAGAACTTAAGTCCTGAATTTAAAGTTTTCGCACCAGACTTAGCAAGTTATACAAATGATATCTTGTTTCAAAAAGTTTGGTTGGATGAACAGTTGGATTCAAAGACTAGAAGCATTGTAACGTTGACTCTTTTAGCCACACTTGGTAATACGGAACAAATACCTTTCCACTTAGAAACAGCTGCAAAAAATGGTGTTTCTCAAAAAGAACTCTCTGCGCTCTGTACCCATTTAGCCTTTTATATTGGTTGGCCACAAGCGATGTTATTAATAAACCAACTTATTAAATAG
- the rpmI gene encoding 50S ribosomal protein L35, with amino-acid sequence MPKMKTHRGSAKRFKRTGSGKLKRRHGFTSHMFANKSQKQKRKLRKSAMVSAGDFKRIRQMVAKMK; translated from the coding sequence ATGCCAAAAATGAAAACCCACCGCGGTTCCGCTAAACGTTTCAAAAGAACAGGATCTGGAAAACTAAAACGCAGACACGGCTTCACTAGCCATATGTTCGCTAACAAATCCCAAAAACAAAAACGTAAACTGCGTAAATCAGCAATGGTATCAGCTGGCGATTTCAAACGTATTCGTCAAATGGTCGCTAAAATGAAGTAA
- the rplT gene encoding 50S ribosomal protein L20 encodes MPRVKGGTVTRKRRKKIVKLAKGYYGSKHLLFKVANQAVMKSYQYAYRDRRQKKRDFRRLWIARINAAARMQDLSYSKLMHGLKLAGIDINRKMLADLAVNDIASFNTLADSAKKALAK; translated from the coding sequence ATGCCACGCGTAAAAGGCGGAACAGTAACACGCAAACGTCGTAAAAAAATAGTTAAATTAGCCAAAGGGTATTACGGCTCTAAACATTTATTATTCAAAGTAGCTAACCAAGCAGTAATGAAATCTTATCAATATGCTTACAGAGATCGTCGTCAAAAGAAACGTGACTTCCGTAGATTATGGATTGCACGTATCAATGCGGCTGCTCGTATGCAAGATCTTTCATACAGCAAATTAATGCACGGCTTAAAATTAGCTGGAATTGACATTAACCGTAAAATGCTTGCAGACTTAGCAGTAAATGATATCGCATCATTTAACACACTTGCTGATTCAGCAAAAAAAGCATTAGCTAAATAA
- the rplS gene encoding 50S ribosomal protein L19: MNKLIDEITKSQLNPDVPNFRPGDTVRVHAKVVEGTRERIQLFEGVVIKRRGAGISETFTVRKISNSVGVERTFPVHTPRIAKLEVIRRGKVRRAKLYYLRNLRGKAARIKEIR, encoded by the coding sequence ATGAACAAACTGATTGATGAAATCACAAAAAGTCAACTAAACCCAGATGTTCCAAATTTCCGTCCGGGTGATACTGTACGCGTACATGCGAAAGTAGTCGAAGGTACTCGCGAACGTATCCAATTATTCGAAGGCGTAGTAATCAAACGTCGCGGAGCTGGAATCAGCGAAACTTTCACTGTTCGTAAAATTTCTAACAGTGTTGGTGTGGAACGTACTTTCCCAGTACATACTCCACGTATCGCAAAATTAGAAGTTATCCGTCGTGGTAAAGTTCGTCGTGCGAAACTTTACTACCTACGTAACCTACGTGGTAAAGCGGCTCGTATTAAAGAAATTCGTTAA
- a CDS encoding transposase, whose protein sequence is MKLVDLTQQQFQATKPNLKWFTDVSELLFDEKKLYFSVIVDGYHNKNLSIAISTSTNSGLAFETINKA, encoded by the coding sequence TTGAAACTAGTAGATTTAACTCAGCAACAATTTCAAGCAACTAAACCCAATTTAAAATGGTTCACAGATGTTTCCGAATTACTTTTTGATGAAAAGAAGCTTTATTTTTCAGTCATTGTCGATGGCTATCATAATAAAAATCTTTCTATTGCGATTAGCACATCGACAAACTCGGGTTTAGCTTTTGAAACAATTAATAAAGCATAA
- a CDS encoding LysR family transcriptional regulator — protein MNINELITFKAVVEKKGFSTAAEFLGYSQSNVTKHIKKIEETVGFPLFYRGWKSTLTKEGELFYKEIDNLIDHWKSIQSISEEIASEQVGEIRIGIIESLAKHLLPQIISWLKTHRPKMNAFFEMGNTQRLTALIQQNELDVAFVGENTNLSSELEFKKIAEDEIVFITLKNHELLNKRPLLLEDILNFPLLYGDKTCLSHQRFIAALQKDKLFSKLKTHYICSNQLLIPDILTDKQIGIVPRSLINNKATNIITLPITKKEFQLVYGMITKKKEYNYLKDTIDAITELVLR, from the coding sequence ATGAATATAAATGAACTAATTACATTCAAAGCAGTGGTTGAGAAAAAGGGTTTTTCGACAGCCGCAGAATTTCTAGGTTACTCTCAATCAAATGTTACTAAGCATATTAAAAAGATAGAAGAAACAGTCGGATTTCCTTTATTTTATAGGGGGTGGAAATCCACTTTAACAAAAGAAGGGGAATTATTTTATAAAGAGATAGATAATTTGATTGATCACTGGAAAAGCATCCAATCCATATCAGAAGAAATCGCATCCGAGCAAGTAGGGGAGATACGAATTGGAATAATTGAATCGCTAGCCAAACACTTACTACCTCAAATAATCAGCTGGTTAAAAACGCACCGGCCGAAAATGAATGCATTTTTTGAAATGGGGAATACACAAAGGCTTACTGCGTTAATTCAACAAAATGAACTAGATGTTGCATTTGTCGGTGAAAATACTAACCTATCATCAGAATTAGAATTTAAGAAAATAGCTGAAGATGAAATTGTCTTTATTACGTTAAAGAATCATGAACTTTTAAATAAAAGACCACTATTGTTGGAAGATATTTTAAACTTCCCTTTACTTTATGGTGACAAAACTTGCTTAAGCCATCAACGATTTATAGCAGCACTGCAAAAAGATAAGCTATTTAGTAAGCTGAAAACGCATTATATTTGTTCTAATCAATTATTAATTCCGGATATTTTAACAGATAAGCAAATTGGAATAGTGCCTCGTTCACTTATTAATAACAAGGCGACGAATATCATAACACTTCCTATTACAAAAAAAGAGTTTCAACTGGTTTACGGAATGATTACCAAGAAAAAAGAATATAACTACTTAAAAGATACCATTGATGCGATAACGGAATTAGTTCTCCGTTAA
- the infC gene encoding translation initiation factor IF-3, which translates to MSKDMLVNDGIRAREVRLIDQDGEQLGVKSKIDALQIAEKANLDLVLVAPTAKPPVARIMDYGKFRFEQQKKDKEARKNQKVIVMKEVRLSPTIDEHDFDTKLRNARKFLEKGDKVKCSIRFKGRAITHKEIGQKVLDRFAKACEDLCTIEQRPKMDGRSMFLVLAPLHEK; encoded by the coding sequence ATTAGCAAAGACATGTTGGTAAACGATGGGATTCGTGCACGTGAAGTAAGATTGATCGACCAAGACGGTGAACAATTAGGCGTGAAGAGTAAAATCGATGCGCTTCAAATTGCTGAAAAGGCTAATCTTGATCTAGTGCTTGTTGCTCCAACAGCGAAACCGCCAGTAGCTCGTATTATGGACTACGGTAAATTCCGTTTTGAACAACAGAAGAAAGATAAAGAAGCCCGTAAGAACCAAAAAGTCATCGTAATGAAGGAAGTTCGTCTAAGTCCAACGATTGACGAACACGATTTTGATACGAAGCTACGTAATGCACGTAAATTCCTTGAAAAAGGCGATAAAGTAAAATGCTCTATCCGTTTTAAAGGCCGTGCGATTACACACAAAGAAATCGGTCAGAAGGTGCTTGACCGTTTTGCAAAAGCGTGCGAAGACCTTTGTACAATTGAGCAAAGACCAAAAATGGACGGACGTTCGATGTTCTTAGTCCTAGCACCACTTCATGAAAAGTAA
- a CDS encoding tautomerase family protein, protein MPIVKIFHESNFTEETVENINRAIHNALIECFQIPENDSFQLWVSTDATANFVDAHYLLPTGKRNNEFLYLEIFCGPGRSIEQKRSLYQTIVAQMEQTTSLSKQNIFILLNEVSLENWSFGDGKTQMIAF, encoded by the coding sequence ATGCCAATAGTTAAGATTTTTCATGAGAGCAATTTTACAGAGGAAACGGTGGAAAACATAAACCGAGCTATCCACAACGCACTTATAGAATGTTTTCAAATACCAGAAAATGATAGCTTTCAACTTTGGGTTTCAACGGATGCTACAGCTAATTTTGTTGATGCACATTATTTGTTACCTACTGGAAAAAGAAATAACGAGTTTCTTTATCTCGAAATTTTTTGCGGACCAGGGCGCTCAATAGAACAGAAGCGTTCGCTATATCAAACTATTGTAGCGCAGATGGAGCAAACAACTTCATTGTCCAAGCAAAATATTTTTATATTACTAAATGAAGTGTCTCTTGAAAATTGGTCTTTTGGAGATGGTAAGACGCAAATGATAGCATTTTGA
- the pepT gene encoding peptidase T gives MKEELLNRFTKYVKVDTQSNEDSTVCPTTPGQMELANMLVSELKEIGMEAVTVDEFGYVMATLPSNTTKEVPVIGFLAHLDTATDLTGKSVQPQVHGNYDGTDIVLNKELNVILSPKQFPELAEYKGQTLITTDGTTLLGADDKAGITEIMVAMNYLIKHPEIKHGKIRVAFTPDEEIGRGPERFDVEAFGAKYAYTMDGGPLGELEYESFNAAGAKITFKGNSVHPGTAKNKMVNAVKMAMEFHSRIPAQEAPEFTDGYEGFYHLISLNGDVEEAKAYYIIRDFDHLKFVERKTHIATIAKELEEKYGEGTVELTLKDQYYNMKEKIEPVKEIVDIVSAAMRNLDIEPKISPIRGGTDGAQLSYKGLPTPNIFGGGENFHGKFEYVALESMVKATEVIIEVARLFEEKA, from the coding sequence ATGAAAGAAGAATTATTAAACCGATTCACCAAATATGTCAAAGTAGATACACAATCAAACGAAGATAGTACTGTTTGCCCAACAACACCAGGCCAAATGGAATTGGCTAACATGCTTGTATCTGAACTAAAAGAAATCGGAATGGAAGCTGTTACTGTCGACGAATTCGGCTATGTTATGGCAACACTCCCTTCTAACACAACAAAAGAAGTACCCGTTATCGGTTTTTTAGCGCATTTAGATACCGCGACAGACTTAACTGGTAAGAGTGTTCAGCCACAAGTACATGGAAATTATGACGGGACGGACATTGTTTTGAATAAAGAATTAAATGTCATTCTTTCCCCGAAACAATTTCCAGAACTAGCAGAGTACAAAGGCCAAACACTAATCACAACGGATGGGACAACACTACTTGGGGCAGATGATAAAGCAGGTATCACTGAAATTATGGTAGCCATGAATTATCTAATAAAGCACCCAGAAATCAAACATGGAAAAATCCGTGTTGCGTTTACACCTGATGAAGAAATCGGACGAGGCCCAGAACGTTTTGATGTGGAAGCTTTCGGTGCAAAATATGCTTATACAATGGACGGTGGCCCACTCGGAGAATTAGAATATGAAAGTTTTAATGCAGCCGGAGCTAAAATCACCTTCAAAGGAAATAGTGTTCACCCTGGAACTGCCAAAAATAAAATGGTCAATGCTGTCAAAATGGCGATGGAGTTCCATTCACGCATTCCAGCTCAAGAAGCACCAGAATTTACAGATGGCTATGAAGGATTTTATCATTTAATTTCCCTAAACGGTGATGTAGAAGAAGCAAAAGCTTATTATATCATTCGCGACTTTGATCATCTCAAATTTGTCGAACGTAAGACACATATCGCAACCATCGCCAAAGAATTAGAAGAAAAATATGGCGAAGGAACGGTTGAGCTAACATTGAAAGATCAATACTACAATATGAAAGAAAAAATCGAACCAGTAAAAGAAATTGTCGACATAGTTAGTGCCGCGATGCGAAACTTAGATATCGAGCCAAAAATCAGTCCAATTCGTGGGGGAACAGATGGCGCACAACTTTCTTATAAAGGATTACCAACACCAAATATTTTTGGTGGAGGAGAAAACTTCCACGGTAAATTTGAGTATGTTGCGCTTGAAAGTATGGTGAAAGCAACAGAAGTAATTATCGAAGTAGCTCGTTTATTTGAAGAAAAAGCCTAA
- a CDS encoding GW domain-containing glycosaminoglycan-binding protein, giving the protein MLRKNFHLKLVLIAILAIVATYMNIGSETKVYAASISNPMPINQIFPDRSLAEIMKWSLKKGSETDLVSQQDLDQVENIYANRRNIQSIKGVQYLQNLKSLYLNNNQPKDISEIASLTKLETLYLENNQLTDISAIASLSNLSKLSLSNNQIKDIRGLSNLNKLETVYLNSNQLTDISGLASLSNVTTLDLNNNEIKDIRALSTLVKLKKLYLNNNQLTNINHLAGLLKLKVLSFNENQVVDVSSLAKLTNLTGLYFNRNQVANISSLANLINLTSLEFSQNHITDISILEKLSNLEFLDFDKNKVSDISKLVELSHLTYLFFYDNQVTNIDTLAKLPNLVGVGFNGNKVNNIKELANVTNLKYLHAEGNCIQDIKALKSLTQLEVLRLARNHIVDISPLKGLKNLQELDLSNQTFINQPINFQGNVTIPNIVKGMTGTWVAPNSSSDKVTYNPPKLTWNLPTYKKEVCYTFNQTVTIGNATFKFSGQVTQPFNKLDIVKSNKTITAYGRVKPGMKSTVWTQPSNTKDAKQVGMVSAYAGKNLRILREAQTSSGSYYQFSVGGKPIGWVETKALGIFYQTSMEKKATGARYIVRGKEGQHAYTLPVAEAAVNKGPLTKWKGKRLIVQREVTVGKEKWLLLQGVGWVKATNVTTVLYNKPMTAYAKVKLAKGKKVWSNPYNTSGYKVVGALSRFTGKDLRILREAQTGNGLYYQVRVGNKTIGWVEAKNVAVFYNPRMEKKEKGTRFVNARKKKQAYYRMPVADAAICCGKLQKFGRKRVTIDRKATIKGQQWYRIKGAGWTRAVNLSTRR; this is encoded by the coding sequence ATGTTGAGAAAAAATTTCCACTTGAAATTGGTACTAATAGCTATATTAGCAATCGTTGCTACCTACATGAATATAGGTTCTGAAACAAAGGTATATGCAGCAAGTATTTCCAATCCGATGCCCATTAATCAAATTTTTCCAGACCGAAGTTTAGCAGAAATCATGAAATGGTCATTGAAAAAAGGTAGCGAAACAGATTTAGTTTCTCAACAGGATTTAGATCAAGTAGAGAATATTTATGCTAATAGAAGGAATATACAATCTATTAAAGGAGTGCAATACTTACAAAACTTAAAATCTTTATATCTGAATAATAACCAACCAAAAGATATAAGTGAAATAGCTAGCTTAACTAAACTAGAAACACTATATTTGGAGAATAATCAATTAACTGATATTAGTGCCATAGCCAGCTTGTCCAACTTAAGTAAGCTGAGTTTGAGTAATAATCAAATCAAAGATATCCGTGGTCTTTCCAATTTAAATAAACTGGAAACAGTATACTTAAATAGTAATCAATTAACCGATATAAGTGGTCTAGCGAGTCTGTCTAATGTAACTACGCTAGATTTGAACAACAATGAAATCAAAGATATTCGTGCATTATCCACTTTAGTGAAACTAAAAAAATTATATCTGAATAATAATCAACTAACTAATATAAATCATTTAGCAGGTTTACTTAAACTTAAGGTCTTATCTTTTAATGAAAATCAAGTAGTTGACGTAAGTTCACTAGCAAAGCTAACTAATTTAACAGGATTATATTTTAACCGAAACCAAGTGGCTAATATAAGTTCACTGGCAAATTTAATCAATTTAACTAGTTTAGAATTTAGTCAAAATCATATAACAGATATCAGCATATTGGAGAAATTGTCTAATTTAGAATTTTTAGATTTTGATAAGAATAAAGTGAGCGACATAAGTAAATTAGTGGAGTTGTCTCATTTAACCTACTTGTTTTTTTATGACAATCAGGTGACAAATATTGATACTTTAGCGAAATTACCTAATTTAGTTGGAGTGGGGTTTAATGGTAATAAAGTAAATAATATAAAGGAATTAGCCAATGTAACCAATTTAAAATATCTGCATGCAGAAGGTAACTGCATACAGGATATCAAAGCATTAAAGAGTTTAACGCAACTAGAAGTGTTAAGGCTAGCACGTAACCATATTGTTGATATAAGCCCACTAAAAGGGCTGAAAAACCTTCAGGAATTAGATTTATCTAACCAAACATTTATAAATCAGCCTATCAACTTTCAAGGGAATGTAACTATTCCTAATATAGTCAAAGGTATGACAGGAACATGGGTTGCGCCCAATTCTAGCAGTGACAAAGTAACCTATAATCCACCTAAACTCACTTGGAATTTACCTACGTATAAGAAAGAAGTATGTTATACCTTTAATCAAACTGTGACAATAGGCAACGCTACTTTCAAATTTAGCGGTCAAGTAACCCAACCATTTAATAAACTGGACATAGTGAAATCGAATAAAACCATCACAGCGTACGGGCGTGTGAAACCTGGAATGAAAAGCACGGTTTGGACGCAGCCTTCTAATACAAAAGATGCTAAACAAGTAGGAATGGTGTCGGCCTATGCCGGCAAGAACTTACGCATCTTACGAGAAGCACAAACAAGTAGTGGCAGTTATTATCAATTTAGTGTAGGTGGAAAACCGATTGGCTGGGTAGAAACGAAAGCGCTGGGGATTTTCTATCAAACCAGCATGGAGAAGAAAGCGACAGGAGCTCGCTATATTGTCCGTGGAAAAGAAGGCCAACATGCTTATACACTTCCTGTCGCAGAAGCCGCGGTTAACAAGGGGCCCCTTACGAAATGGAAAGGGAAAAGACTAATCGTCCAACGCGAAGTCACCGTTGGAAAAGAAAAGTGGCTACTACTCCAAGGTGTTGGTTGGGTAAAAGCTACTAACGTGACCACCGTGCTTTACAACAAACCAATGACAGCCTATGCCAAAGTAAAATTAGCGAAAGGGAAAAAGGTGTGGTCCAATCCTTATAATACTAGCGGCTATAAAGTGGTAGGCGCTTTATCACGGTTCACTGGTAAAGATTTACGCATTTTACGAGAAGCACAAACAGGTAATGGTTTATACTACCAAGTGAGAGTTGGCAACAAAACGATTGGCTGGGTAGAGGCTAAAAATGTGGCAGTTTTCTACAATCCAAGGATGGAGAAAAAAGAGAAAGGCACGCGTTTTGTGAATGCAAGAAAGAAAAAGCAAGCTTATTACCGTATGCCCGTGGCAGATGCAGCCATTTGTTGTGGAAAGCTCCAAAAATTTGGACGCAAGAGAGTAACGATTGATCGAAAAGCAACCATTAAAGGCCAACAATGGTACCGAATCAAAGGCGCTGGTTGGACTAGAGCAGTGAACCTAAGTACAAGAAGATAA
- a CDS encoding DUF1697 domain-containing protein, with amino-acid sequence MKNYVALLKAVNVAGKNKINMNELKTVIQKAGFTNVKTYIQSGNIILSSKLQTEELVAKKLIEIIQNTFELTIDVLVYEEVNYNEIIQNNPFPPESIGEEEHWIAIFYKENIHIPHQKNHQAEVVAIGRVLYVHVFSNQFHTLRLPVFLGEYKKTLSTSRNWRTTLKLQTFLQAIDSPE; translated from the coding sequence ATGAAAAATTATGTCGCTTTACTAAAAGCGGTAAATGTCGCTGGTAAAAATAAAATCAATATGAATGAACTAAAAACAGTGATACAAAAAGCTGGATTCACTAATGTAAAAACCTATATCCAAAGCGGCAACATCATTTTAAGCTCTAAATTACAAACCGAAGAACTTGTTGCAAAAAAACTAATCGAAATTATCCAAAACACATTCGAACTAACGATTGATGTTTTGGTATATGAAGAAGTCAATTACAACGAGATTATCCAAAATAACCCTTTTCCACCAGAATCAATTGGCGAAGAAGAACACTGGATAGCCATTTTTTACAAAGAAAATATACATATCCCACATCAAAAAAACCACCAAGCAGAAGTAGTGGCAATTGGCCGCGTTCTATATGTTCACGTTTTTTCGAATCAATTTCATACGCTAAGGTTACCCGTTTTCCTAGGGGAATATAAAAAAACATTATCCACTAGCCGAAACTGGCGAACCACGCTCAAATTACAAACATTTCTACAAGCAATCGACAGCCCGGAATAG
- a CDS encoding leucine-rich repeat domain-containing protein produces the protein MNKKECLKNVIVAILLAAIFLCVNTSLGAKVQAVNIKHPMPINQIFPDSNLAEEMQIILRKKSVTDVVTQQELDSLRQVSADNKGIQSVEGIQYLTNLQVLYLSGNQITDISPLASLKKLAVLDLGKNKLHDISDIKKIANSNPLSDLLLGDNEITDISPLANLTNLENLSLKGNKLSNIQILPSLTSLEELDLRENQLRDIRGLEKLKNMERLLVSEQRCVNEPVDYQPNLLVPNTFKDMEGKLVVPSYISNDGTYTDGKLIWHLPEYTEKVSCSFNKVVTVGKTTATFHGVITQPLQRKAAELEISKPIDQIFPDVNLAEIVKRSLRKKHITEMVSQVELNKIYEIHADNKDIHSIEGLQYLPNLKRAFLSDNHLSNIRSLKNSIHLKELYLDNNDLTDENVSELINLSKLETLSIKDNKISGLTARNLMNHLMKLEEFNWSKK, from the coding sequence TTGAATAAAAAAGAATGTTTGAAAAATGTAATAGTAGCCATATTATTAGCGGCGATTTTCTTATGTGTTAACACGAGTTTAGGAGCAAAGGTGCAAGCAGTGAATATTAAGCACCCGATGCCCATTAATCAAATTTTTCCGGATTCTAATTTGGCAGAAGAAATGCAAATAATTTTAAGAAAGAAAAGTGTAACAGATGTTGTAACGCAACAGGAATTGGATAGTTTACGCCAAGTCAGTGCTGACAATAAAGGAATCCAATCGGTGGAAGGGATACAATACTTGACTAATTTACAAGTGTTGTATTTGTCAGGCAACCAAATAACGGATATTAGTCCTTTAGCAAGTTTAAAAAAATTGGCTGTATTGGATTTGGGGAAAAATAAATTACATGATATAAGTGATATTAAGAAAATTGCAAATTCAAATCCACTAAGTGACTTACTTTTGGGTGATAATGAAATAACAGATATTAGTCCATTAGCAAATTTAACTAACTTAGAAAATCTATCTTTAAAAGGAAATAAGTTAAGTAATATCCAGATACTCCCCAGTTTGACAAGCTTAGAAGAATTGGATTTGAGAGAGAACCAATTACGAGATATACGCGGGTTGGAAAAATTAAAGAATATGGAGAGACTACTTGTATCAGAGCAGCGATGTGTCAATGAACCGGTAGATTATCAGCCTAATTTACTTGTTCCAAATACTTTTAAAGACATGGAAGGAAAACTGGTTGTACCAAGCTATATTAGTAATGATGGGACATACACTGATGGAAAACTTATATGGCATTTACCTGAATACACGGAAAAAGTAAGTTGTAGCTTTAATAAGGTAGTAACAGTTGGAAAAACAACGGCAACGTTTCACGGAGTAATAACGCAGCCATTACAACGAAAAGCAGCAGAACTTGAAATTTCAAAGCCAATTGATCAAATTTTTCCAGATGTTAATTTAGCAGAAATAGTGAAAAGAAGTTTAAGGAAGAAACATATAACAGAGATGGTTTCTCAAGTTGAGTTGAATAAAATATATGAAATCCACGCGGATAATAAAGATATTCATTCCATTGAGGGACTGCAATATTTACCAAACTTAAAAAGAGCCTTTTTATCGGATAATCATCTGAGCAACATTCGTTCTTTAAAAAATTCAATTCATTTAAAAGAACTGTATTTAGACAATAATGATTTAACGGATGAGAATGTTAGTGAGCTTATTAATTTATCGAAATTAGAGACTCTCTCTATTAAGGATAATAAGATAAGTGGATTAACGGCAAGAAATTTAATGAATCATTTAATGAAATTAGAAGAATTTAATTGGAGTAAAAAATAG
- a CDS encoding exodeoxyribonuclease III: MKLISWNVNGLRAVVKKGFLEYFDSVDADIFCLQETKLQAGQIDLDLPGYKDYWNYAVKKGYSGTAIFTKKEPLSVQYGLGIEEHDTEGRVITLEFENFFMVTVYTPNSQAELKRLDYRMTFEDAILAYVKKLDETKPVILCGDLNVAHEEIDLKNPKTNRKNAGFSDEERAKFTAFLEAGFVDSFRYFYPDLEDAYSWWSYRMNARARNTGWRIDYFVVSERLKDNLVDAKIHPDVLGSDHCPVELELNV, encoded by the coding sequence ATGAAGTTAATTTCTTGGAATGTGAACGGGCTTCGAGCGGTGGTAAAAAAAGGGTTTTTGGAGTATTTTGATAGCGTGGATGCAGATATTTTTTGTTTGCAAGAAACGAAATTACAAGCGGGACAAATTGATTTAGACTTGCCTGGATACAAAGATTACTGGAATTATGCGGTGAAAAAAGGTTATTCTGGAACAGCAATTTTCACGAAAAAAGAACCACTTTCGGTACAATATGGTCTTGGGATAGAAGAACATGATACAGAAGGCCGGGTAATTACGCTAGAATTCGAAAATTTTTTCATGGTGACTGTTTATACGCCTAATTCACAAGCAGAATTAAAGCGGCTTGATTATCGGATGACCTTTGAAGATGCGATTTTAGCTTATGTGAAGAAACTGGATGAAACAAAACCAGTAATACTTTGTGGTGACTTGAATGTCGCTCATGAAGAAATTGATTTAAAAAATCCGAAGACGAATCGTAAAAATGCTGGTTTTTCTGATGAGGAACGCGCGAAATTCACGGCATTTTTAGAAGCAGGATTTGTGGATAGTTTCCGATATTTTTATCCTGATTTAGAAGATGCTTATTCTTGGTGGTCATACCGGATGAATGCTAGGGCTCGGAATACCGGCTGGCGGATTGATTATTTTGTTGTTTCAGAGCGTCTCAAAGATAATTTAGTTGATGCAAAAATCCATCCAGATGTGCTTGGGTCGGATCATTGTCCGGTTGAGCTCGAACTTAATGTATAG
- a CDS encoding leucine-rich repeat protein yields MLQPLYKETSVLEKPTPINQVFPDANLAKVMKKYLKKKHVTDVVSQIELDKLEEVQANDKDIQSIEGLQYLPNLIILHLADNQISDIRPLEHATHLIELCLDSNELTDISPLAKLKELEMLSITNNKVRDITLILQLKNLRAFYWDEK; encoded by the coding sequence GTGCTGCAGCCGTTATACAAAGAGACCTCTGTTCTTGAAAAACCAACGCCTATTAACCAAGTTTTTCCAGATGCTAACTTAGCAAAAGTAATGAAAAAATATTTAAAAAAGAAACATGTAACAGATGTAGTATCACAAATAGAACTAGATAAGTTAGAAGAAGTACAAGCTAATGATAAAGATATTCAATCCATTGAAGGGTTACAATATTTACCTAACTTGATAATTCTCCATTTGGCTGACAATCAAATAAGCGATATTCGTCCTTTAGAACATGCCACTCATTTAATAGAACTATGTTTGGATAGTAATGAGTTAACAGATATTAGCCCACTTGCAAAATTAAAAGAATTAGAGATGCTATCCATCACAAATAATAAGGTAAGAGATATAACTTTAATTCTTCAATTAAAAAATTTACGAGCGTTTTATTGGGACGAAAAATAA